A window of Castanea sativa cultivar Marrone di Chiusa Pesio chromosome 1, ASM4071231v1 contains these coding sequences:
- the LOC142622343 gene encoding uncharacterized protein LOC142622343: MATHRFNGILFLLCVFCLLTFTASADSNWHGKRPKGIQNWLNHGGDLRNRRYANKETKISPTTVSKLSLKWKFYAGKDITATPAIFNGTLYFPSWNGYIYAIKESDGSLVWEKNLQELTGLNATGFVPKVNWTVSRSTPTIADDLLIIGIYGPAVVIAVERSTGKLVWSTQLDSHAAGLITMSGTYYKGGFYVGTSSLEEALSVEQCCTFRGSFSKLDVRYGTVLWQTFMLPDNYGKLGGYAGAAIWGSSPSIDIPRKHVYIATGNLYSVPLNVSQCQAKENNQTVPTHPDQCIEPDNHFDSVLALDLDSGKIKWYHQLGGYDVWFLACNNLSTPNCPSGPNPDADFGEAPLIVSINNNNNTKLDVIVAVQKSGFAWALDRNNGSLIWSTEAGPGGLSGGGSWGSATDNKRVYTNIINSDGMNFTLKPSQATTKAGGWVAMNAHSGEILWSTADPSNATASGPVTVANHVLFAGSTNPKGPIYALNAKTGDILWSYETGATVFGGMSVSDGCVYVGNGYSLGLGSFSPSYTAGTSLYAFCLK, encoded by the exons ATGGCAACTCATAGATTCAATGgcattctctttctcctctgTGTCTTTTGTCTCCTAACCTTCACAGCTTCTGCAGATTCCAAT TGGCATGGGAAGAGACCAAAGGGAATACAAAATTGGTTGAATCATGGTGGGGATTTGCGTAATAGAAGATACGCAAACAAGGAGACCAAAATCAGCCCCACAACTGTTTCCAAACTAAGTCTAAAGTGGAAATTCTATGCAGGCAAAGATATAACAGCAACACCAGCAATTTTCAATGGCACTCTTTATTTTCCAAGCTGGAATGGCTATATCTATGCAATCAAAGAGTCTGATGGGTCTCTTGTTTGGGAGAAGAACTTGCAAGAGTTAACTGGCCTTAATGCAACTGGGTTTGTGCCTAAGGTCAATTGGACAGTATCAAGATCAACACCAACTATAGCTGATGACCTCCTGATCATTGGAATCTATGGACCAGCTGTGGTTATTGCCGTTGAAAGATCAACTGGGAAGCTTGTTTGGTCAACCCAGCTTGACAGCCATGCCGCTGGACTAATCACCATGTCAGGAACTTATTACAAAGG GGGTTTCTATGTTGGTACATCTTCACTAGAAGAAGCTCTTAGTGTTGAACAATGTTGCACCTTCCGTGGCAGCTTTTCCAAGTTAGATGTTCGTTATGGCACCGTCTTGTGGCAAACCTTTATGTTGCCCGATAACTATGGCAAACTTGGAGGATATGCTGGAGCTGCTATTTGGGGAAGTAGCCCTTCCATTGATATTCCAAGGAAACATGTTTACATTGCCACTGGAAATCTATACTCAGTTCCTTTAAATGTAAGCCAATGTCAAGCAAAAGAGAATAATCAAACTGTACCAACTCACCCAGACCAATGTATCGAGCCAGATAACCATTTTGATTCAGTTTTGGCTCTTGATCTAGACTCTGGaaagatcaaatggtatcaCCAACTAGGAGGCTATGATGTATGGTTCTTGGCATGTAACAATCTTTCGACTCCTAATTGTCCTTCGGGTCCAAACCCAGATGCTGATTTCGGAGAGGCACCATTGATAGTtagcataaataataataataataccaaaCTAGATGTAATCGTTGCTGTTCAAAAGAGTGGATTTGCATGGGCTTTGGACCGCAACAATGGCAGCCTCATATGGAGTACG GAAGCTGGACCTGGTGGCCTTAGTGGAGGAGGTAGCTGGGGATCGGCCACTGACAACAAAAGGGTGTACACCAACATTATCAACTCTGATGGTATGAACTTCACTCTCAAACCGTCTCAGGCAACCACAAAAGCTGGTGGATGGGTGGCAATGAATGCTCATAGTGGTGAAATCCTATGGTCCACGGCCGATCCAAGTAACGCTACCGCCTCCGGTCCTGTTACTGTGGCTAATCATGTGCTTTTTGCTGGATCCACAAATCCAAAAGGACCCATTTATGCATTGAATGCTAAAACTGGAGATATCTTATGGTCTTATGAAACTGGTGCCACTGTGTTCGGAGGCATGTCAGTGAGCGATGGATGTGTCTATGTTGGCAATGGATACAGTTTAGGGTTGGGTAGCTTTAGTCCATCTTACACTGCTGGAACATCACTCTATGCCTTTTGCCTCAAGTGA